The following are encoded together in the Azospirillum lipoferum 4B genome:
- a CDS encoding transglutaminase family protein encodes MTPPTPLPGGSGASTRYRVRHATSYDYGEDVPISHHLLHLTARPHPRQRIRRSLLTIDPVPAVRSDRVDYFGNTVTYVAVQEPHRTFSVIAESEVEVFEPPALTPGASAPWDHVRDSLRGLSGPDDGAEITQYCFDSALVASSPELLDYARVSYTPGRPAVAAAIDLMNRINREFAFDPAATTVATPLAAVMRNRRGVCQDFAHIAVGCARAMGLPARYVSGYLRTLPPPGQPRLVGADVSHAWASVWCGAAAGWLDICPTNACVANRDFITIAWGRDYDDVSPARGVLVGGAGHGLTVSVDVEPLED; translated from the coding sequence ATGACCCCTCCCACCCCGCTTCCCGGCGGCAGCGGCGCCTCCACCCGCTACCGCGTGCGCCACGCCACCTCCTACGACTATGGCGAGGATGTGCCGATCTCCCACCACCTGCTGCACCTGACCGCCCGGCCGCACCCGCGCCAGCGCATCCGGCGCAGCCTGCTGACCATCGATCCGGTCCCGGCGGTGCGGTCGGACCGGGTGGATTACTTCGGGAACACCGTCACCTATGTCGCCGTGCAGGAGCCGCACCGGACCTTCTCGGTCATCGCCGAAAGCGAAGTGGAGGTTTTCGAGCCGCCGGCACTGACTCCCGGCGCTTCAGCGCCGTGGGACCATGTGCGCGACAGCCTGCGCGGCCTGTCCGGACCGGATGACGGGGCGGAAATCACGCAATACTGCTTCGACAGCGCTCTGGTCGCATCCAGCCCGGAGTTGCTGGACTATGCACGGGTCAGCTATACCCCCGGCCGTCCGGCTGTCGCGGCGGCCATCGACCTGATGAACCGCATAAACCGGGAGTTCGCCTTCGACCCCGCCGCGACGACGGTCGCCACGCCGTTGGCGGCGGTGATGCGCAACCGCCGCGGCGTCTGTCAGGATTTCGCCCACATCGCCGTCGGCTGTGCCCGCGCCATGGGCCTGCCCGCCCGCTATGTGTCGGGATATCTGCGCACCCTGCCCCCGCCGGGCCAACCGCGGCTGGTGGGCGCCGACGTCAGCCATGCCTGGGCATCGGTCTGGTGCGGGGCCGCCGCCGGCTGGCTGGACATTTGCCCGACCAATGCCTGCGTCGCCAACCGCGACTTCATCACCATCGCCTGGGGCCGCGATTACGACGATGTCAGCCCGGCCCGCGGCGTCCTGGTCGGCGGGGCCGGTCACGG
- a CDS encoding circularly permuted type 2 ATP-grasp protein → MSKPDQPFRAPASVVPSGMPPVPFTQGSLFGEADAIGYGSGQVYDEMVTGQGRLRPHWQTFMSTLGPLDSDQMAERWEEARRLLHQNGVTYNIYGDPNGMERPWPLDMMPLLLPAHEWKAIESGLIQRASLLNAILTDIYGPQTLTRYGRLPPSVIHADPGFRRAVHGIRVPNDVHLHFYAVDLARAPDGRWWVLSDRTQAPSGSGYALENRAVIAKVLPDSFRHCQVERLTGFFDTFKETLLSLAPRANGTGGARSLPRVVLLTPGPYNETYFEHVYLARYLGLTLVEGADLTVRDRTVFLKTLSGLEQVDVILRRLDADFADPLELRADSSLGVAGLIEAVRAGNVVMANALGSGLMESMAMKSSLPTLCRHLLGEELRLPGVASWWCGNDAERAYVIDHLDGLVVKPAFPSLSFEPIFGAQLSAAERSALIERIKRRPWYFVAQEQMALSTAPVWQDGRLQPRPLVLRVFLCATPSGGYAVMPGGLTRVSSESGRLVVSMQSGGGSKDTWILAPRRADVSSAQPRPALATEPTASGARPSANDLPSRVADGLYWLGRYAERAEGALRLLRATQSRLIDSNMPGATLQVRPLLDLLCSLGMIPADMAQVTESGANRGLREALHAAVNDPDHPNSLRAQVLRLHRTAYSVRDRLSMDMWRVVSAIDRQTQPPKGRMDPASLLLRLDDVMITLAAFSGLEQESMTRGAGWRFLDIGRRIERSLHMIALMRGVHVADLDRLDEPMQAATLAVLLELGESVMTYRARHLTSVQRSSVLDLLLGEEANPRALAFQLAALDRHMRALPSQGVGTGTDPTGGALAIVAAARNGLERTEAMASGDALRALLDTLAMSLPDVSNFLAHAYFSHAFARSA, encoded by the coding sequence TTGTCCAAGCCCGATCAGCCTTTCCGCGCGCCGGCGTCCGTGGTCCCGTCGGGGATGCCGCCGGTTCCCTTCACACAGGGGTCGCTGTTCGGCGAGGCCGATGCCATCGGCTATGGCTCCGGCCAGGTCTATGACGAGATGGTGACCGGCCAGGGCCGGCTGCGGCCGCACTGGCAGACCTTCATGAGCACGCTGGGTCCCCTCGACTCCGACCAGATGGCGGAGCGGTGGGAGGAGGCGCGGCGGCTGCTGCACCAGAACGGCGTCACCTACAACATCTACGGCGATCCCAACGGGATGGAGCGGCCCTGGCCGCTCGACATGATGCCGCTGCTGCTGCCGGCGCATGAATGGAAGGCCATCGAATCGGGGCTGATCCAGCGCGCCTCGCTGCTGAACGCCATCCTGACCGACATCTATGGACCGCAGACGCTGACCCGCTACGGCCGGCTGCCGCCGTCGGTGATCCATGCCGACCCCGGATTCCGCCGCGCCGTCCACGGCATCCGCGTGCCCAACGACGTCCACCTGCATTTCTACGCCGTCGACCTCGCCCGCGCGCCGGACGGGCGCTGGTGGGTGCTGTCCGACCGCACCCAGGCGCCGAGCGGCAGCGGCTATGCGCTGGAAAACCGCGCGGTGATCGCCAAGGTGCTGCCCGACAGCTTCCGCCATTGCCAGGTGGAACGGCTGACCGGCTTCTTCGACACCTTCAAGGAAACGCTGCTGTCGCTGGCGCCGCGGGCGAACGGAACCGGCGGCGCCCGCAGCCTGCCGCGCGTGGTCCTGCTGACCCCCGGCCCCTACAACGAGACCTATTTCGAGCATGTCTATCTCGCCCGCTATCTCGGCCTGACCCTGGTCGAGGGGGCGGACCTGACGGTGCGCGACCGGACGGTGTTCCTGAAGACCCTGTCGGGGCTGGAACAGGTCGACGTGATCCTGCGCCGGCTCGACGCCGACTTCGCCGATCCGCTGGAACTGCGCGCCGACAGTTCGCTGGGCGTGGCCGGGCTGATCGAGGCGGTGCGCGCCGGCAATGTGGTGATGGCGAACGCGCTGGGCTCCGGCCTGATGGAATCGATGGCGATGAAATCGTCGCTGCCGACGCTCTGCCGCCATCTGCTGGGGGAGGAGCTGCGGCTGCCCGGCGTCGCCAGCTGGTGGTGCGGCAACGATGCCGAGCGCGCCTACGTCATCGACCATCTCGACGGTCTGGTCGTCAAGCCGGCCTTCCCCTCCCTGTCCTTCGAGCCGATCTTCGGCGCCCAGCTGTCGGCCGCCGAGCGGTCGGCGCTGATCGAGCGGATCAAGCGCCGTCCCTGGTATTTCGTGGCGCAGGAACAGATGGCGCTGTCCACCGCCCCGGTCTGGCAGGACGGACGGCTGCAGCCGCGCCCGCTGGTGCTGCGCGTCTTCCTCTGCGCCACCCCCAGCGGCGGCTATGCCGTCATGCCCGGCGGGCTGACCCGCGTGTCGAGCGAGTCCGGCCGGCTGGTGGTGTCGATGCAGAGCGGCGGCGGCAGCAAGGACACCTGGATCCTGGCGCCGCGGCGCGCCGATGTCTCGTCCGCCCAGCCACGGCCGGCCCTGGCGACGGAGCCGACGGCCAGCGGCGCCCGCCCATCCGCCAACGACCTGCCCAGCCGCGTCGCCGACGGCCTCTATTGGCTCGGCCGCTATGCCGAACGGGCGGAGGGGGCGCTGCGCCTGCTGCGCGCGACGCAGAGCCGGCTGATCGACAGCAACATGCCGGGCGCCACCCTGCAAGTCCGCCCGCTGCTCGACCTGCTCTGCTCGCTCGGGATGATCCCGGCCGACATGGCGCAGGTGACGGAAAGCGGCGCCAACCGCGGCCTGCGCGAGGCGCTGCATGCGGCGGTGAACGACCCGGACCACCCCAACAGCCTGCGCGCACAGGTTCTGCGCCTGCACCGCACCGCCTATTCGGTGCGCGACCGCCTGTCGATGGACATGTGGCGGGTGGTGTCGGCCATCGACCGCCAGACCCAGCCGCCGAAGGGGCGGATGGACCCGGCGTCGCTCCTGCTGCGGCTGGACGACGTGATGATCACGCTGGCCGCCTTCTCCGGGCTGGAGCAGGAGAGCATGACCCGCGGCGCCGGCTGGCGCTTCCTCGACATCGGGCGGCGCATCGAACGGTCGCTGCACATGATCGCGCTGATGCGCGGCGTCCATGTCGCCGACCTCGACCGCCTGGACGAGCCGATGCAGGCGGCCACCCTGGCGGTCCTGCTGGAGCTGGGCGAAAGCGTGATGACCTACCGCGCCCGCCATCTGACCAGCGTCCAGCGCAGCTCCGTTCTCGACCTGCTGCTGGGCGAGGAGGCGAACCCCCGCGCCCTTGCCTTCCAGCTTGCTGCACTGGACCGGCATATGCGGGCTCTGCCCAGCCAGGGCGTCGGCACCGGCACCGATCCCACCGGCGGGGCGCTGGCCATCGTCGCCGCCGCCCGCAACGGGCTGGAGCGGACCGAGGCGATGGCCTCCGGCGATGCGCTGCGGGCGCTGCTGGACACGCTGGCAATGTCGCTGCCGGACGTGTCGAATTTCCTGGCGCATGCCTATTTCAGCCATGCCTTCGCACGATCGGCCTGA
- a CDS encoding di-heme-cytochrome C peroxidase, with translation MKTPVYATLAASALLLASCAEPPKPPRPVPVKPPTEVNGLWYLDQGWSQEARQWYYTTTQGSQIMRYDWFMALEDPQTKQPFVKSIPRYGYPANTSATWNPDLLPVGFVKDTDPDKTEWFGMTCAACHTGDVTVNGKTMRIDGAVTTGDLYGFISGLSNAVHTTVTSDAAFQPFATRVLGANATDQQKLALYNALKDFDRSFAEFVAASTPDTPWGPMRTDAFGMIFNRVSAIDLNLPKNNRAPNAPVSYPYLWDAPHQPRVQWNGLLPNATAFDALGRNAGEVLGVFGKVTLKPPADAAHYYYKSTVRGRNLVDMENQLRKLRSPVWPDSLAGNVDIVKAAAGEPIYKENCESCHAILPRGETYTTAPIQMVPLFNWAQPDNAKAVIAAFGTICTKGVDAAVAAKMITVNYDADPKMAVDALCRQVDTGAIANVAMPPQLLGGKPLKNPDLAANLLSNAVIGAILGDLVREPGLLLDLLKGDDAPAPWLTASAPAGWSAESQAKGGTLDTTPFVKPGAKQTADHQKVIAALTGRGQTKPTVGAVPAGGSAAKAAAAPAKASTSGSASSDEEALAGTIKMLLAYKARPLDGVWATAPYMHNGSVPNLYEMLLPASKRSATFRMGSTSIDPVKVGVDSSAAGASFVYDATKPGNRNTGHEFGAGLTDAQRWQLLEYLKTL, from the coding sequence ATGAAAACCCCCGTTTACGCGACCCTGGCCGCCTCCGCGCTGCTGCTTGCCTCCTGCGCCGAGCCGCCCAAGCCGCCCCGCCCCGTGCCGGTCAAGCCGCCGACCGAGGTCAACGGTCTGTGGTATCTGGACCAGGGCTGGTCGCAGGAAGCCCGCCAGTGGTACTACACCACCACCCAGGGCTCGCAGATCATGCGCTATGACTGGTTCATGGCGCTGGAGGATCCGCAGACCAAGCAGCCCTTCGTCAAGAGCATCCCCCGCTACGGCTATCCCGCCAACACGTCGGCCACCTGGAACCCCGATCTGCTGCCGGTCGGCTTCGTCAAGGACACCGATCCCGACAAGACCGAATGGTTCGGCATGACCTGTGCCGCCTGCCACACCGGCGACGTGACGGTGAACGGCAAGACCATGCGCATCGACGGCGCGGTCACCACCGGCGACCTCTATGGCTTCATCAGCGGGCTGAGCAACGCGGTCCACACCACCGTGACCAGCGACGCCGCCTTCCAGCCCTTCGCCACCCGCGTGCTGGGCGCCAACGCCACCGACCAGCAGAAGCTGGCGCTGTACAACGCGCTGAAGGACTTCGACCGCTCCTTCGCCGAATTCGTCGCCGCCAGCACCCCGGACACGCCCTGGGGGCCGATGCGCACCGACGCCTTCGGCATGATCTTCAACCGCGTGTCGGCGATCGACCTGAACCTGCCGAAGAACAACCGCGCCCCCAACGCGCCGGTCAGCTATCCTTACCTGTGGGATGCGCCGCACCAGCCGCGGGTGCAGTGGAACGGCCTGCTGCCGAACGCCACCGCCTTCGACGCTCTGGGCCGCAATGCCGGCGAGGTGCTGGGCGTGTTCGGCAAGGTGACGCTGAAGCCGCCGGCCGACGCCGCCCATTACTATTACAAGTCCACGGTCCGCGGCCGCAATCTGGTCGACATGGAAAACCAGCTGCGCAAGCTGCGGTCGCCGGTGTGGCCGGACAGCCTCGCCGGCAACGTCGACATCGTCAAGGCCGCGGCCGGCGAGCCGATCTACAAGGAAAACTGCGAGAGCTGCCACGCCATCCTGCCGCGCGGCGAGACCTATACCACCGCCCCCATCCAGATGGTGCCGCTGTTCAACTGGGCGCAGCCGGACAACGCCAAGGCGGTCATCGCGGCCTTCGGCACCATCTGCACCAAGGGCGTCGATGCCGCCGTCGCCGCCAAGATGATCACCGTCAACTATGACGCCGATCCGAAGATGGCGGTCGATGCGCTGTGCCGTCAGGTCGACACCGGCGCCATCGCCAACGTCGCCATGCCGCCGCAGCTGCTCGGCGGCAAGCCGCTGAAGAACCCGGATCTCGCCGCCAACCTGCTGTCCAACGCGGTGATCGGCGCCATCCTCGGCGATCTGGTGCGCGAGCCGGGCCTGCTGCTCGACCTGCTGAAGGGCGACGATGCCCCGGCGCCCTGGCTGACCGCCAGCGCCCCCGCCGGCTGGTCGGCGGAATCGCAGGCGAAGGGCGGCACGCTCGACACCACGCCCTTCGTGAAGCCGGGCGCCAAGCAGACGGCCGACCACCAGAAGGTGATCGCCGCCCTGACCGGCCGCGGCCAGACCAAGCCGACCGTCGGCGCCGTCCCGGCCGGCGGCAGCGCGGCGAAGGCCGCCGCCGCTCCCGCCAAGGCGTCCACCTCCGGCAGCGCCAGCTCCGACGAGGAAGCGCTGGCCGGCACCATCAAGATGCTGCTGGCCTACAAGGCCCGTCCGCTGGACGGCGTGTGGGCGACGGCGCCCTACATGCACAACGGATCGGTCCCCAACCTGTATGAGATGCTGCTGCCGGCATCCAAGCGGTCGGCGACCTTCCGCATGGGCAGCACCTCCATCGACCCGGTCAAGGTCGGCGTGGATTCCTCGGCGGCGGGCGCCAGCTTCGTCTATGACGCGACGAAGCCGGGCAACCGCAACACCGGCCACGAGTTCGGTGCCGGCCTGACCGACGCGCAGCGCTGGCAGCTGCTGGAATACCTGAAGACGCTCTGA